Proteins from a single region of Lentimicrobium saccharophilum:
- a CDS encoding alpha/beta fold hydrolase produces MKNIHKLLFAMAVMLISGPVSLQAQTSGGFLRPYSELVPLKNMDDLVYPYAVKKVTLPSGPEIAYVDEGKGEKVIIFIHGLGSYLPAWTKNIEGLKSGYRCIAIDLPGYGKSSKQPHSGRMSYYAEVVKEFAGKLGLEKVILAGHSMGGQIAMVAALNYPGMVEGLILIAPAGFERFTEGQKQWFRNVMTSEGVKNTSAEDIQTNLAVNFYNMPADAEFMITDRIAMRSAADFDHYCYAVVQSVNGMVDEPVIDVLDKITQPALIVFGENDNLIPNRFLNPGKTAGIAAYGHKAIRGSRLLMVKKAGHFVQYEQSGEVNDAIREFLK; encoded by the coding sequence ATGAAAAATATACACAAACTGCTTTTCGCGATGGCCGTAATGCTGATTTCCGGACCGGTCAGCCTGCAGGCGCAGACGTCCGGCGGGTTTCTCAGACCCTATTCTGAACTTGTTCCTTTAAAAAATATGGATGATCTGGTATATCCCTATGCCGTAAAAAAGGTTACCCTGCCGTCGGGCCCGGAGATCGCCTACGTGGATGAAGGCAAAGGGGAGAAGGTGATCATATTTATCCACGGACTGGGGAGTTACCTGCCCGCCTGGACCAAAAACATCGAAGGACTGAAATCCGGCTACCGGTGCATCGCCATCGACCTTCCGGGTTACGGCAAATCATCGAAGCAGCCGCATAGCGGTAGGATGAGCTATTATGCTGAGGTAGTAAAGGAATTTGCCGGAAAACTAGGACTTGAAAAGGTCATTCTGGCAGGTCATTCCATGGGCGGACAGATTGCCATGGTGGCAGCCCTGAATTATCCCGGAATGGTTGAAGGTCTTATCCTTATTGCCCCGGCCGGATTCGAAAGGTTTACCGAGGGGCAGAAACAATGGTTCAGGAATGTGATGACCTCCGAAGGGGTGAAAAATACTTCCGCCGAAGATATACAGACCAACCTGGCCGTAAACTTCTACAATATGCCCGCCGACGCGGAATTTATGATTACCGACCGCATTGCCATGCGCAGCGCCGCCGATTTTGACCACTACTGTTATGCCGTGGTGCAATCGGTCAACGGGATGGTGGATGAACCCGTGATCGATGTGCTGGATAAAATCACCCAGCCGGCACTCATTGTCTTCGGCGAAAACGACAACCTGATTCCCAACCGCTTTCTTAACCCCGGAAAGACCGCCGGAATTGCCGCTTACGGCCATAAAGCCATCAGGGGCAGCCGGTTGCTGATGGTAAAGAAAGCAGGTCACTTTGTACAATACGAGCAATCAGGCGAAGTGAACGATGCCATCCGTGAATTTCTGAAATAG
- a CDS encoding YCF48-related protein produces the protein MKKIYFAIAAFIIIYEVNAQTWQWLNPLPQGYPLFDIEFDAGNNAYTVGDYNTVLKSVDGGLTWSPLSTGTMNLWSSLSITDAGTIFLAGMGGKILKSTDGGNNWTMLPTGTSTWILAIDFPDELTGYALDGTGNIFKTIDGGTSWNNQTPALNVSLNAMYFLNADTGFISGDVGVIYKTTNGGNNWTPLNSGTNVFLNSIFFTDDNTGYVAGYGGTIIKTTNAGDSWTSLNSGTTEEFYSIHFTSVNKGYVCGRGFTILQTNNGGVNWSPVNQILPAPDDEPLMSMNFANANLGLAVGYWGTIFRTDDGSNWSAVSSGPVNTLWSIQFLNSNTGYVAGRNGMIMKTSDAGDTWTEQNSGVSSWLFDIDCHSLTSAVAVGEGGKIIKTNNGGSDWNIINSGTNADLWTVFFTTTDTGFAGGNNGLILKTYDGGATWSQKPTGIQAIIYDIYFPTTDIGYAVGEAGKILKTDNRGETWSLVYSGGNQDLLSVFFINTDIGFAVGDLFDHILKTTDGGISWTQVSTPAQNTAFSVIFTSQDTGYMACIGFILKTTDGGLTWSYMENQIFGNYYSACFTDPDHVYFCGEGGTITKYSTGGSVDIKPVNLGFSCIKIYPNATNNQFILEIPDNSTESELEIFDLKGRTLLRMQLKVQKTLVDVSTFAPGIYLVHFRNGNIDKTLKLIKK, from the coding sequence ATGAAAAAGATTTATTTTGCAATCGCAGCCTTTATAATTATTTACGAGGTAAATGCACAAACCTGGCAATGGTTAAATCCATTGCCACAAGGGTACCCCCTTTTTGACATTGAATTTGATGCCGGCAACAATGCCTATACTGTCGGAGACTATAACACCGTATTAAAATCAGTTGATGGTGGTTTGACCTGGAGTCCTCTTTCAACCGGTACGATGAATCTCTGGTCATCATTGTCCATTACGGATGCAGGAACCATATTCCTGGCAGGGATGGGTGGTAAGATTTTAAAGTCAACTGATGGCGGCAACAACTGGACAATGCTTCCGACAGGCACCTCTACCTGGATTCTGGCAATTGATTTTCCGGATGAGCTGACCGGCTATGCCCTGGACGGAACAGGAAATATTTTTAAAACTATTGATGGAGGTACAAGTTGGAATAATCAAACTCCGGCTCTCAACGTTTCATTGAATGCTATGTATTTTCTTAATGCCGACACAGGATTTATTTCGGGGGATGTTGGCGTTATATACAAAACCACAAATGGCGGTAACAACTGGACACCCCTGAACTCAGGCACTAACGTATTTCTGAATTCAATCTTTTTTACCGATGATAATACCGGATATGTGGCCGGATATGGAGGCACGATCATCAAAACCACGAACGCCGGAGATTCCTGGACTTCCCTTAATTCGGGCACAACCGAAGAATTTTATTCCATACATTTTACATCAGTAAATAAGGGATATGTATGTGGCAGAGGATTTACAATACTTCAAACCAACAATGGAGGAGTCAACTGGTCTCCTGTAAATCAAATCTTACCAGCCCCGGATGATGAGCCCTTAATGTCAATGAACTTTGCCAATGCCAATCTGGGTCTGGCGGTTGGTTATTGGGGAACCATTTTCAGAACAGATGACGGATCAAACTGGTCTGCTGTTTCATCAGGACCTGTAAATACACTATGGTCAATCCAATTCTTAAATAGTAATACTGGTTATGTCGCAGGTCGAAATGGCATGATTATGAAAACGTCAGATGCCGGAGACACCTGGACCGAGCAAAATTCAGGAGTATCATCATGGTTGTTTGATATTGATTGTCATTCTTTAACCAGTGCTGTTGCAGTGGGAGAAGGAGGTAAAATTATTAAAACCAATAATGGTGGATCTGATTGGAATATCATCAATTCAGGAACCAACGCTGATTTGTGGACAGTATTTTTTACAACAACTGATACCGGGTTTGCAGGTGGTAATAATGGCTTGATCTTGAAAACTTATGATGGGGGAGCGACCTGGTCACAAAAACCTACAGGAATACAAGCGATTATTTATGATATATACTTTCCCACTACCGATATTGGATATGCAGTTGGGGAAGCCGGAAAAATTTTGAAAACGGACAACCGCGGTGAAACATGGTCATTGGTTTATTCCGGGGGAAATCAGGATTTGTTATCGGTCTTTTTTATTAATACAGATATCGGTTTTGCTGTTGGCGATCTGTTTGATCACATATTAAAAACTACCGACGGCGGTATTTCATGGACACAGGTTTCAACCCCAGCCCAAAATACAGCTTTTTCTGTTATTTTTACCTCTCAGGATACAGGCTACATGGCTTGCATTGGCTTTATTCTTAAAACTACAGATGGGGGATTAACCTGGAGTTACATGGAGAATCAAATTTTTGGAAATTATTACTCAGCTTGTTTTACTGACCCTGATCATGTGTACTTCTGTGGAGAGGGGGGCACCATCACTAAATATTCAACGGGTGGTTCTGTTGATATAAAACCTGTTAATCTTGGTTTTTCGTGCATTAAGATTTATCCAAATGCCACAAATAATCAGTTCATTCTCGAAATACCTGATAATTCTACTGAATCCGAATTGGAGATTTTTGACCTGAAAGGCCGGACTTTATTAAGAATGCAATTAAAAGTCCAAAAAACATTGGTAGATGTTTCCACATTTGCACCAGGAATATATTTGGTGCACTTCAGGAACGGGAATATTGATAAAACGTTGAAATTAATTAAGAAATAG